The Gemmatimonadota bacterium genome includes the window ACGCCCGCCGATGAGCGAAGAGCCGCGCGCTTTCATCTGGGTCCCACTCGACGAGTTGATGGAGCGGGTCGGAGGTCCGCAGCTCCGCGATCCGGGGCTTGTGGCTGCGCTGCTTCTGCTCGTCCGCTCCGAGATCGGGTTACGGCTTCTGCGTGACTCGCAGGCACGCGCGGAAGAACCGATCCAACTACCTCTGGCGGAGAGGGACCCGAGCCTCGAAGCCGGCTCCGGAGACGATGACTTCCTCGACCTCGAGCTCAGTATCCTTGATTTCAACCAGCGGGTGCTCGAGCTCGCCGAGGACGATTCGGTCCCGCTGCTAGAGCGCTTCTTCTTCCTGTCGATCTTCTCGAGCAACCTCGACGAGTTTTTCGTGGTTCGGGTCGCTCGCTTGAAGGAGGAGGCCGATCTCGGTCCTACGGGAAAGGGCGAGGCACTCTCGGCTCGACAACTGCTCGATCTCGTCGCGATCCGGGTCCGCGCGCTCATGGCGCGTCAGTACGAGTGCCTCACCCAGATGCTGCTCCCGGAGCTTGCGGAGCGGGGGATCCGCCTCAGGCGCTGGGATGAGCTCCGGGCAGATCAGCGCGACGCGCTCTCGACCAAGTTCTCGGCCGATCTCTTCCCGTTGCTGACGCCGCTCGCGATGTCGGCCGGCCCTGGTCGATCTTTCCCGCGACTGCCGAGCCTAGGTCTCTCGCTCGCTACGGTGCTGCGGAAGGAGGGCGAGTCGGAGACTGAATTCGGCTATGTGCCGATTCCGGACTCGCTGCCGCGCTTCGTCACGATCCCGGGCACGAAGGATCTCGTGGGCACTGGTGAGCTGATCATGGCGCACGTTGCCAGGCTCTTCCCGTCCTTCGAAGTGCAGGGCGTGCATGCGTTCCGGGTCAGCCGCATGAGCGACGTCGAGATCGACGAGGACTCGTCGGGCTCGCTGCTGGCTGCGGTCGCCGATGAGGTCGAGGACCGGCGCTTCAAGCCGGTCATCCGGATCGAAGTGCAGGCTTCGATGCCCCGCGAAGTGCGCGCCCACCTGCTGCGTGAGCTTCGCGCGGAGCGGGGCAGTGACTCGGCTCCGCTCAAGCGCGTCGACGTCTACGAGGTGGACGGGCCCATCGACCTCAGGGGCTTTGCTGAGTTCACGGACTTGGATGTGCCTGGGGGCCGGTTCCCGCCGTACGAGCCGACGCACCCGCTGGCGGACGACGTCTCGATATTCGACGTGCTCGCGGAGCGCGACATGCTGGTCCACCACCCGTTCGAGGCGTTCGACAACACCGTCGGTCGCTTCCTGAGCGAGGCGGCGGACGACCCCGACGTGGTGTCGATCAAACTCACGCTGTACCGCACAGGGCGGGACTCGCCGGTGATGGAGGCATTGCTGCGTGCGCTCGACGCGGGCAAAGACGTGTCCGTCTTCGTGGAGCTCAAGGCGCGCTTCGACGAGGAGAGCAATATCGAGTGGACCCATCGGCTCACCGAGGCGGGTGCACACGTCGTCTATGGTGTGGTCGGCTACAAGACGCACGCGAAGACCGCCCTCGTGGTCCGGCAGGAAGCGGACGGTGTGAAGCGGTACGTGCATATCGGTACCGGGAACTACAACGCCACGACCGCTCGCTTCTATACCGATCTGGGACTCATGTCTGCGGATCCGGACTTGGGCGCCGACTTGAGCGATTTCTTCAACGAGCTCACCGGTGGGGCAGGGCCCCCGCAGAAGGATTTCCGCCGACTTCTCGTCGCGCCTAGCTCATTGGTTCAGGGCATCGAGCGCATGATAAAGAGGGAGATCGAGCACGCGCGCGCCGGGCGCCCCGCCCGCATCCAGGCGAAGCTCAACGGCTTGGCGGACCGCAAGGTCGTGAAGCTGTTGTACCGGGCCGCCGAGGAAGGCGTGAAGATCGACCTGATCATCCGTTCGATTTGCACGCTCAGGCCGGGGGTGCCAGGCCTCTCGGAGGGAATCCATGTGCGGAGCATTCTGGGGCGCTTCCTCGAGCACTCCCGGATCGTGTACTTCGAGAACGCCGGCCAGAGCGAGTATTACATCGGCTCGGCGGACTGGAGGGCGCGCAATCTCCGGAGGAGGTTGGAGGTCGTGACGCCGGTCGATGACCCAGAGGCTCGTAAGGTGCTGCGGTCCCTGCTGGACGCTCAGCTCGCGGATCCGCGCGCATGGATTCTGCGCCCGGATGGGGTGTGGGAACGCCTGTCAGGTGACGGCCTCACGAGCCAAGAGCAATTCATGATGTTGGAGGAGAACGGCCGCACGGCGCGTTGAGCGCTTCCGCCACCGTCGGTAACTTTCCGGCGCGGTTGACGAGGCCGCACGAGCGCCTGTAGCTCAGCTGGATAGAGCATCGGCCTTCTAACTAGCCAGGCGTTCGGTAGCGTGAGGCGAGAAAAGCCGTGTCGCTGAAGGACTTTCCTACGGCGGCACGGCTCTACCGGGCCTGCCGTTCACGAACTTCCGGTACTGTCAGATCGCCGAAACCATATCTCCGGGGACGCGAACTTACACACTTACTTACACACTCAGCCGTGACCGCCGCTGGAACCCACTTACTCCCCGCAGGGGTCGCAGTCATGCGAATGAACTTCGACAGAGAGGAGTCAGGTAAATGAAAGAGCACGAGCTCGCGGTGGTCGACGGTAACTCGACCCTACCGGAGGGCACCCAACAACCCGAGACAGCCAGAACCCTGGCGGACTGGGAGCCGACGCCGAGAGTGATAACGCCAGAGGAAGAGGAGTTGCTCGACTCGGTCACGGTATCACCCGTAGCCCCGGTCTACCTCAGAGCGCTGATCGCGACCGGGAACAGTATTGTCGCGTGCGCAGCCGTAGGGATCGACCCGTCGACACCCCGGAAGTGGAAGCGCAGAGACGCGCACTTCGCGGCGATCCTGGCTGACATCAGAGAGGAGATCGTAGAGCGCTGGAATGGGCTCGCCGAGTACCGAGCCCTGCGCGGCTTTGAAGAGCGCATCTACGACAAGCATGGCAATCTGGCTGGCCGGAAGATCAAGCAGGACCCGAGCTTCCTGCGAGCGATGCTAGGCGCCCAGGACCCCGAGCATTGGGGAGCTCGCAGTGAGCGGGACTCGAAGATCACGATCGTGATCATGGACGTCGATGAGTGAAGCGGCGGCGTGGACCTCCAAAGAGCGCAAGATGTTGCGTGCTTAAGCTCGCGCCACCGTTCGGTAAGGTTTCACCCCCCGTCACTACCCCCCACGCGCGTGAGGCAAAATGCAAGCTCTTGCAACCTTTTTGGCCTTCAGACTCCGCATGGATATGCACGGCCCCAGCGCATGAGAGCAGCGCATAAAGCTCCATCCGGTGCATTGATGACCGCCAATACCTTGGAAGCCCAAGGGATTCGGGGCTTCAGGGCCGACAGAAGAGCTTCGTGTAAGAGCTATTATGTTACCTTGGCCACCCCAAAACGGCCGATTCCTGAGTGATTATGCACGGACGTTCGACCGAATGGGTAGAGATCACGGTGGACGACATCTCCCGGCTCGACTCAGACCCCTCGGTCGACAAGACCCCAGACCAGCCTTGCAGCGATGTGGACTACGTCGAGGACGTCATCCTCCTGTTCCACACCTCGATCGGGGGCACCATCCACTCCACATTGGATGCACTCAGCCAGCGGTGGGGAGGCTCGAAAGGCGACGTAGCCAAGAGCCTCTCACATATCGGCGCGACCACTGGGGTTGATGTGCTGATCCGCTGGTCCGACCAAGTGGTCCGGATCGTCAGACTCTTCGTCGGCCCGACCTGGGGTGTGTTCGGTAGCCAGCCCCACGCCGACGCATAGTTGCGGCAGGCCCCTGAGCGCTCACACACGCGCTACGTAGGCCTTGGGGGTACGGCGGTGGTACTCCAAGCGACTTTCGGGGTTTCTACGGGCACTCAGGACGTTCGGGGCACGCCTGGGGTCAGGTATTCAGGGCCCCTAGCTTTTTTTCACGGGGTCGGTTCACAGTACGTATATAGTCTGCCCTGGCGATTTTTCCCGTTTTTTGAAATCGAGGTTGGAGGGACGCCTATCTCGCCAGCAGGATCAAGCCGATACGATCACCACGCCTTCCACGAAGACGCGAAGCCAAGGGACCTGAGCCTTCAAAGTCGGAGCGGACACTTCCATGCTGTTTGCGGATGCCCTGTTGTTGCAGGAAAACTCTGGTGACGTCGCAGCACATTGGCCATGGTCGAGCGGGCGGACACACGGCCGAACGCCGATGGGTGGAGCGACTGGTCCAATGAAGCGGGACAGGCGGTCGCACCATCTACCGATAGGCTGACAACAGGTCGTGATCCGGCCAACTGGTGATCGCGTCTATTGCTGGCTGGAGGTTAGGCCAGGCACCGGGAGGTCTCCGATTGAGAAGTAGTGTCCAGGTGGTGCCATCCGCCTGCCGTGTGAGGACGGCGTAGCCGCCATTGGGCAATCCCGAGTGATTCCAGGTCAACCCATCGGCCTCTGGCGATATGCCCCAGAAGTTCGTGTAGTAGAAGCCGGCTCCCGGAAACGTGGCTGCGTTCCGCTCGACCATGAGATCGACAGTGTTCGGCTGGAGAAGCCTCGTCGAGCCGTTCAGGCCCTCGACCCCGTTCATGAGCCGAATCAGGTCGATCGCCGATCCGATCCAGCTGCCCGAGGCCCCCCAATAGATTAGCCCCAATGGCTGGTACCCCTCCGGGGCCGCGTTCTCATCGTAGTACACCGGCTCCTGCGGTTCCTGCTCCGCAGGGTCCCCGCTCCCGTACTTCGCGCGAGTCACACCGACCGGCGCGAAGATGTTGGTTCGGACCCAGGTTTCGTAGTCGACCCCGGTGACGTGCGAAATGTATTGGGCCACGGCCTGGGCCGAGTAGTTTTGGTAGGCGTAGGTCATGCCGGGATCGTGGTCCAACCGGACCCCGCGTCCATAGCGGAACAGTTGAGCGGGGTCGCTCAGGCCGTCCCGCCACACGCCGCTCCAGACCGCATCGTCGACCTCACGGCTGCTATCCCAGCCACCCGCGTGGTCGAGCAAATTGCCGAGGGTGATCGTCTCGATGCGTGGGTCCTCGATCTCGCCCGACAGGACGGGCAGGTATGACAGCGCCACGAAGGGGAGATCGTTGCGCGACATGGCGCCGGCCTCAATTAGCTTCATCGCGGCGATGCCTACGATGGGCTTGGATACGCTGCCGTAGCGGAGCAAGTGGTCGGGCTCCATCGCCTCGCCAGCAGCTATGTCCGCCATTCCGTATCCGCGCGCTAGGACGAGACGTCCGTCCCGAGCCACAGCCAGTGTGGCCCCAGGGATCTGGTTGTCTCTCAGGTAGGCGACCACCGCCGCATCTATCCCCCCAAGGCTAGCCACTTGTACGCCGCGAATGGTAAAGATGTCGACACTCACAAATGAACCCGCCGATACCTGGCCGGCGGACGCTATGATGGTCGCCGTGCCCGGCGATATCGCGGTTACGACGCCATCGGAGACCTTCGCGATGGTGGAATCCGACGTAGCCCACATCATGCCGTCGTCGGTCAACGCGTTACCGTTCTGGTCTCTGGCCGTGGCCGTGATTTGAGCCGTATCGCCGAGTTCCCAGAAGCGGAGTGCTGTATCAGACAGTTCGATGCTAACCGCCACTTGTAGAACGGTCACAGCTGTCGAGGCTTTAGCTGACCCCGAGCTGGCGGTTATCGTCGCAGAGCCATCGCCCACTGCCGTCACCAGCCCCGAGGACGAAACCGTGGCAACCTGAGTGTTCGCAGAGGCCCAGGAAACCGTGGCTCCCCCCATCGTGTGTCCGTTCTGATCCCTCACCGTTGCAGTGAGCTGCCGCGTCTCTCCGACCGACGAGAAACTCAGCGTCGTCGGTGAGATTGATACGGCCGTCGCAGTGGGAGGTTGCGGGCCATCAGTATCGGTCGGCGACCCTGTCCGATCGCAGCCGGCAAGGCTGACGAGTAGAAAGGTCAAGAGGCGGCAGACCTGCATTCGCGTTATTCGTCCAAGGCAGTGACGATGGATCGGTCTCATCCTTTAGCCTCCCTACGCGTAATTACCGATTGTAAACCCAGCGCACCAGGGATCTTTTGCTCCGTACACGGTAGTGCCTAGAGGCGCGTATGCAAATTGGGCGCGAGCGGGTCATGGGGGAGCCTCCAGCAAAGGACGATGTGCCGCCGACGACTGGAGACGATGAGCCGACGTGACCGCTTTCCAAGCAGCGTCCCTGCCAGCATGTGAGCGGCCCGCCGTCCTCGTGCCTCCTGGTAGATGACACGGATGTAGGGTCAGAGATGTGCGCCGCCCGCCACGAGCCCTGGACGCTCGGCAAACCAGACTGGTGCCAAACTTCCGTTGGTCGCTCGCAGGATGTGCGGATGCTGCAGGTTCGCGGTCGTCTTGATCTCGGCCAGGAAGCGCTCGGCTCCGACTACGGCTGCGAGTTCGGGCTTCAGCACCTTCAGCGCGACCTGGCGCTCGTGCTTGATGTCCTCGGCGAGGTAGACGGTGGCCATGCCGCCCTCACCGAGTTCGGACCCGATGCGGTAGCGGCCTTCTAGGGCTGCGTTCAGGCGCGTGATGGCTTCGCTCATGCGCTCAAGATGCGGCGCAGGTCAGCAGAGCGCGAGTAGAATCCCTTCAGTCTCCCTTCATCGAGACACCCTCGGTGCTTAGCGCCCAACCGGGAACGATACGGACCATTCAAGTCGCCCGCTCGGCCTCAGTCGCACGTCCGGTCGTGGCGACATCGGCACCTCTTCCCATCTGTCAGTCTTGAACGGAGCCCCGACGAGGGCACCGATGACGGAAAATCCTAGGGCCACCACTCCGACTGCGACGACCAAGGGCGCCACATCAACGATGGTGCAGTTTGACGAAGCGCAGAGTTGCACGGCGGTTACCGCTCCCAGACCACCACCGACCAAGGCTCCGATGATGCAAACGCCCTTCGAAACAGCACTTTTCTGGCCACGCTGTACTTCGAGCCATTCCAGCGACGTGAGCGGGAGAAGAAGCAGTTCGCCCCCGTCCTGGCCGATCTGGAGCCCCAACTCGGTCTCGTCCAGCGTGCGCACGAAGCCATCGTGTGTGGCACCTTCGAGGGTGTGGGCTCGTACTCGCTCACCAACGACGACCGGCGATACGTCCTGCGCTACTACCTGGGTCGGCACACCGCCGATGAGGCACGCCACTGAACAGACAGCGTTCACGAACGGGAACCGCATGACCTAATCCTCCCCTCTTCGCAGCAAGTGCGTGCGTCTCCGCAGACGAACGTCGGAAGATCACGCTCGTTCCGCGCCTGGGGGAGGCGATTACAGGGTATGCGGTACTGCTGAAAAGGGCCAGTAGACTCGTCTCTGCCGCGCTCGCTACAGCAGAACCAGCGGCAGCCCCAGCGCGAACAGCGCGCTCACGCCTGCGAAGCCCACATGAGCCAAAAGCCCCGAACGCCGCTGGGACGCTCGGGGCCTCACGACCGCTGGCTCGACCCTTAGCCGCCGCAGTTCGGCGGACATTCCCCTACGAACGTGTCCCCGTGCGCCAAGTGTGCTAACAACGCTGCCATCCCGACGGTGATAGTCTTGCCCTTGTGGACAATCGTGACCTTGGGAAGTCCCGCCTCTGCCGCCCTTGGTTGGACAAGCGCCAGGACGGTGAGAGCCAACACAATGGCGGTGAACTTCTTCGCGAGTCGCTTCAAATACCCATAGGCCTCTCGTTCCCCTTCGGCCCGCTCAACCCCACCCCCCCGAAGCGGCTCAGTCCAACTGAATCGTTTCCACACTCTCAGGTCCATCGCCTTGCCAGCTACGCGCGTGAGAGTGTGGAAACAATCCTTATTTGTTAGGCCGCCCGGCATTCGGAATCTTTCCCTCACGCACGAGTCTGCCGAGGTGATCCGCTGAGTAGCCGCTCTCGGCGGCGGCCCGCTGGAGGGTGAGGACCTCGTCGTTCTCGGCGGCCAGGGCCTCCTCTAGGCCTCCTCTTGGCCTCTAGGCCATGCGCGCAACGCTCGTAGGTGATAGCGATGGGATCTTCGGCGTGCTCCCGAAAGATTTCAGCCCTTGTCAGCCACTCTTCGGCGAGGTCAGACAGCCGCATCAGTCTCTCGCTCCCAGTCCCCGTCGATCAGGCCGGTGGGGGGCGAGGGCCGTCTAGTTGCCGCTCATGGGTCGGGCTTCGAACGTAGTCGTCATGAGCTGGTCGTCCCAGCCACCCGTCACGTGAATCAGCGCCTTCGCATCGAATAAGAAGGCCTTGATGAGGTTGTGGTTCAGGTAGGCGTACACGCCCTCCTGTCTAAACGTGTACACGGCGGCGGCCGTACCTCCCGCTACGACACCCCAGGACTCGAGCCCCTCATCGGGTCGGTTGTTGAACTTGCCACTCGGCCAGACCCAGTCTCCGTGGCCCCCGATCAAGTGCGGGAAGGACGGATTGTTGGCCTGTGAGTGTAGCATGAGAATCGTCTCGCCCACTTCGGCTTCCAGCCTAATATCCTCGGTCAGCGCTCCGTAGGTGCCGTTGAAAGCGATATGGGTCGGTACGAGGCCTCGCATCACTTCGAGCATCGGAGCCATCTGAAGCGCGAAATTGTCGAAGCGCTTGGACGTCCCGTCGTCGTTCATGGGGACGTAGAAGTCCTGCTCACCGAAGTAGAACGCCCGGTCATAGCGGACGGGATTCCCGTAGCCGTCGCGCAGCCCTTCACGTGGAAGCACGAGGATAGCGCCGTTCCCACCGGATACCACATGGTACGGAACCCTTTCCCCGCCCGGGGCACAGTGGTACACGAAGAACCCGGCCTTTTCCGCCCGCCAAAGCAGTCCCACTTCTTGCCCGGGATCGACCATGGTCAGGGCTCCGCCGCCGAGTGCGCCCGTTGATGCGTGAAAGTCGATGTTATGGGCGCGTCGATTGCCGGCCCCGGTCTCACCGAACCGAATGGTGTCCGTGGTGCCGTTTACGAGTGTCAGGTTGACCCAATCCCATTGGAAGACAACCGGAACAGGACCGGGCACGCTGTTGTTGAACGCCATCTG containing:
- the nirK gene encoding nitrite reductase, copper-containing translates to MKRIATLSLSLLLLPACSQDTSGNGWKVEPDPAIVSFSRQDAESVDQELVAPPFLPIHDQVASGPPRIVNIRLEIAEREVEIAPDVFVWQMAFNNSVPGPVPVVFQWDWVNLTLVNGTTDTIRFGETGAGNRRAHNIDFHASTGALGGGALTMVDPGQEVGLLWRAEKAGFFVYHCAPGGERVPYHVVSGGNGAILVLPREGLRDGYGNPVRYDRAFYFGEQDFYVPMNDDGTSKRFDNFALQMAPMLEVMRGLVPTHIAFNGTYGALTEDIRLEAEVGETILMLHSQANNPSFPHLIGGHGDWVWPSGKFNNRPDEGLESWGVVAGGTAAAVYTFRQEGVYAYLNHNLIKAFLFDAKALIHVTGGWDDQLMTTTFEARPMSGN
- a CDS encoding protein kinase gives rise to the protein MSEAITRLNAALEGRYRIGSELGEGGMATVYLAEDIKHERQVALKVLKPELAAVVGAERFLAEIKTTANLQHPHILRATNGSLAPVWFAERPGLVAGGAHL
- a CDS encoding serine hydrolase; the protein is MTFLLVSLAGCDRTGSPTDTDGPQPPTATAVSISPTTLSFSSVGETRQLTATVRDQNGHTMGGATVSWASANTQVATVSSSGLVTAVGDGSATITASSGSAKASTAVTVLQVAVSIELSDTALRFWELGDTAQITATARDQNGNALTDDGMMWATSDSTIAKVSDGVVTAISPGTATIIASAGQVSAGSFVSVDIFTIRGVQVASLGGIDAAVVAYLRDNQIPGATLAVARDGRLVLARGYGMADIAAGEAMEPDHLLRYGSVSKPIVGIAAMKLIEAGAMSRNDLPFVALSYLPVLSGEIEDPRIETITLGNLLDHAGGWDSSREVDDAVWSGVWRDGLSDPAQLFRYGRGVRLDHDPGMTYAYQNYSAQAVAQYISHVTGVDYETWVRTNIFAPVGVTRAKYGSGDPAEQEPQEPVYYDENAAPEGYQPLGLIYWGASGSWIGSAIDLIRLMNGVEGLNGSTRLLQPNTVDLMVERNAATFPGAGFYYTNFWGISPEADGLTWNHSGLPNGGYAVLTRQADGTTWTLLLNRRPPGAWPNLQPAIDAITSWPDHDLLSAYR
- the ppk1 gene encoding polyphosphate kinase 1, with the protein product MSRRLNLPVQDIALLEQLAASRRLGGMFAGKSTFLLLRKTYFDTPGGLLRERGMTLRLRMEAQGRQVVELTIQDDLNLQGVVEETVLETPAVGGGLYSTICGASEVATRVREVVDPAALRPQLAIDIDRETRDLRARWWGRPQHRVSFDHVVAHAPGVTRAFYEITLTEVMPGRRSLEALGQRLRTEHKIEMDGHDSLERMRVALTGTTEARVEIPHEVRVALLILQDGKVALLDGKKGLTLPDTHGAGEELAREFLQELLALDSGGVELDLIGFAPPRKGGADLEVWLHVRPPMSEEPRAFIWVPLDELMERVGGPQLRDPGLVAALLLLVRSEIGLRLLRDSQARAEEPIQLPLAERDPSLEAGSGDDDFLDLELSILDFNQRVLELAEDDSVPLLERFFFLSIFSSNLDEFFVVRVARLKEEADLGPTGKGEALSARQLLDLVAIRVRALMARQYECLTQMLLPELAERGIRLRRWDELRADQRDALSTKFSADLFPLLTPLAMSAGPGRSFPRLPSLGLSLATVLRKEGESETEFGYVPIPDSLPRFVTIPGTKDLVGTGELIMAHVARLFPSFEVQGVHAFRVSRMSDVEIDEDSSGSLLAAVADEVEDRRFKPVIRIEVQASMPREVRAHLLRELRAERGSDSAPLKRVDVYEVDGPIDLRGFAEFTDLDVPGGRFPPYEPTHPLADDVSIFDVLAERDMLVHHPFEAFDNTVGRFLSEAADDPDVVSIKLTLYRTGRDSPVMEALLRALDAGKDVSVFVELKARFDEESNIEWTHRLTEAGAHVVYGVVGYKTHAKTALVVRQEADGVKRYVHIGTGNYNATTARFYTDLGLMSADPDLGADLSDFFNELTGGAGPPQKDFRRLLVAPSSLVQGIERMIKREIEHARAGRPARIQAKLNGLADRKVVKLLYRAAEEGVKIDLIIRSICTLRPGVPGLSEGIHVRSILGRFLEHSRIVYFENAGQSEYYIGSADWRARNLRRRLEVVTPVDDPEARKVLRSLLDAQLADPRAWILRPDGVWERLSGDGLTSQEQFMMLEENGRTAR